In one Legionella clemsonensis genomic region, the following are encoded:
- a CDS encoding OTU domain-containing protein has translation MPVATTRFFKGLPAKGVTSAFKSIRKTSHFVDVGGNGDCGVRAIAAGIISKVLFEQRSTPELAALLSKHFEYFPEQKPRLPLATPAEQLECMTEKGKMATAIQSLAYTIRQLAVDEMVANPAHYRGAFVGNEAMPTSPEAMRLPTTWIDESVIAAAAKATGFPINVRVVSEGKELPMRLHYSAKKETSVTPLVIQLQNKHYIPSVHHPAPFQAVKSGHMHRVEPRQIAKNDPNLEEVLAKIEREDKRLLKEFEDTKRRLTAAVEVDGAPKELLLNIYIEGLKKSDYLQGYVGIEHGSEDFFKAIKDVNGELEVVRSELDNPDQHFTKQLIHAIARAVTINHLDASEVFEKIESALSDKRVSAHV, from the coding sequence ATGCCAGTTGCCACCACAAGGTTTTTTAAAGGCCTTCCCGCAAAGGGGGTGACCAGTGCTTTCAAATCAATCAGAAAAACCTCACATTTTGTAGATGTGGGAGGTAATGGTGATTGTGGTGTGCGAGCGATTGCTGCCGGAATAATTAGTAAAGTATTGTTTGAGCAGCGCAGTACTCCAGAGCTTGCAGCTTTACTAAGTAAGCATTTTGAATATTTTCCTGAGCAGAAGCCTCGGCTACCTTTAGCTACTCCTGCTGAACAACTCGAGTGCATGACTGAGAAGGGTAAAATGGCAACAGCGATTCAATCTCTTGCCTACACGATACGCCAATTAGCCGTTGATGAAATGGTTGCAAATCCCGCCCATTATCGTGGTGCTTTTGTGGGCAATGAAGCAATGCCTACCTCTCCTGAGGCAATGCGCTTGCCAACCACTTGGATTGATGAGTCGGTCATTGCAGCCGCTGCAAAAGCAACTGGATTTCCCATTAATGTTCGAGTGGTTAGTGAAGGCAAAGAATTACCTATGCGCTTGCACTATAGTGCTAAAAAAGAAACTTCCGTGACTCCTTTGGTAATTCAGTTACAAAATAAGCATTACATTCCTAGTGTACATCATCCAGCTCCGTTTCAAGCGGTAAAATCAGGACACATGCACAGGGTTGAGCCTCGACAGATTGCAAAAAATGATCCCAATCTTGAAGAAGTTTTAGCTAAAATTGAGAGGGAAGATAAACGCTTGCTGAAAGAGTTTGAAGACACCAAACGACGTTTAACAGCTGCGGTTGAAGTGGATGGGGCTCCTAAAGAGTTATTGCTTAATATTTACATTGAAGGGCTTAAGAAGAGTGATTATCTGCAGGGCTATGTGGGTATTGAGCATGGTAGTGAGGATTTCTTTAAAGCTATCAAAGATGTGAATGGTGAATTGGAAGTCGTTCGTAGTGAACTTGACAATCCTGATCAGCATTTTACCAAACAATTAATTCACGCGATTGCCCGGGCAGTAACCATCAATCATTTAGACGCGAGTGAAGTATTTGAGAAAATCGAAAGTGCTCTCTCCGATAAAAGAGTCAGTGCGCATGTTTAA
- a CDS encoding response regulator, translated as MRVLIVEDNAFNAFCLTRLLTMVNKQIQTTVVSDSLSALNYIAQNNVAFIVMDGNLGATDGIYCNGPALAETIWQQMPKLPIVAWSDSEPMRKAFADVFRQYNKPLNDYTCWTKVVSQERICQSLPYLLAQNGDSYFPAKSEKQEHSLPVA; from the coding sequence ATGCGTGTCTTAATTGTTGAGGATAATGCATTTAATGCATTTTGCTTAACCCGATTACTGACGATGGTTAATAAGCAAATTCAAACGACAGTCGTAAGCGATAGCCTCAGCGCTTTAAATTATATTGCCCAAAATAATGTGGCTTTTATTGTAATGGATGGTAATTTAGGGGCTACAGATGGCATCTATTGCAATGGACCTGCTTTAGCAGAAACAATTTGGCAACAAATGCCTAAATTGCCAATTGTTGCCTGGTCTGATTCTGAACCTATGCGAAAAGCCTTCGCTGATGTTTTCAGACAATATAATAAGCCTTTGAATGACTATACTTGTTGGACGAAAGTAGTTAGTCAAGAGCGGATTTGTCAATCACTACCTTATTTGCTAGCTCAAAATGGTGATTCTTATTTTCCTGCTAAATCAGAGAAACAAGAGCATTCTTTGCCTGTTGCCTAA
- a CDS encoding pyridoxal-phosphate dependent enzyme, translating to MIYDNILATIGHTPVVKINRIGKELACELYAKCEFLNPGGSVKDRIGFEMVKKAQEAGRIKPGDTLIEPTSGNTGIGIALAGAVLGYKVVITMPNKMSQEKQSVLERLGATIYRTRTEAAWDDPDSHISLAKELQREIPHSHILDQYANSDNPNAHYYGTAQEIIEDFGLNLDMVVAGVGTGGTITGIAKRLKEYNPEIKMIGVDPEGSILGGGNEIKPYQVEGIGYDFFPEVLDNQLIDHYIKTNDKNSFHMARRLIKEEGLLVGGSSGAAMWGALEAAKSLKAGQRCLVILPDSIRNYMSKYANDEWMKEQGFL from the coding sequence ATGATTTATGACAACATTCTCGCCACCATAGGCCATACTCCTGTAGTAAAAATAAATCGTATTGGTAAAGAGCTTGCCTGTGAATTGTACGCCAAGTGTGAATTTTTAAATCCAGGTGGTTCAGTAAAAGATCGCATTGGCTTTGAAATGGTTAAAAAGGCCCAGGAAGCTGGCCGTATTAAACCAGGTGATACTTTAATTGAACCGACATCTGGTAATACCGGTATTGGAATTGCATTAGCAGGTGCAGTTCTGGGCTATAAGGTTGTCATTACCATGCCTAATAAAATGAGTCAGGAAAAACAATCCGTCCTAGAGCGGCTGGGTGCGACCATTTATCGGACCCGAACTGAAGCAGCCTGGGATGATCCGGATAGCCATATTTCGCTAGCTAAAGAGTTGCAACGCGAAATACCTCATTCTCATATTCTTGATCAATATGCAAATTCGGATAATCCCAATGCCCATTATTATGGGACAGCGCAGGAGATAATTGAGGATTTTGGCTTGAATCTAGATATGGTTGTTGCTGGTGTAGGAACCGGTGGTACCATTACTGGTATTGCCAAGCGTTTAAAAGAATATAACCCAGAAATCAAAATGATTGGCGTTGATCCAGAGGGCTCGATTTTAGGCGGCGGCAATGAGATTAAGCCCTACCAGGTTGAAGGAATAGGGTATGATTTCTTCCCCGAAGTCCTCGATAATCAATTAATCGATCATTACATTAAAACAAACGATAAAAATTCATTCCACATGGCACGACGCTTAATTAAAGAGGAGGGTTTATTGGTCGGAGGCTCTTCTGGTGCTGCGATGTGGGGAGCCCTGGAAGCAGCAAAATCGTTGAAAGCCGGGCAACGCTGTCTGGTTATCCTGCCTGACTCCATCCGTAATTACATGTCTAAATATGCGAATGATGAATGGATGAAAGAGCAAGGATTTTTATAA
- a CDS encoding Rossmann-like and DUF2520 domain-containing protein: MTFIVNFIGAGNLGKTIGRLILKHPKVKVGAICNRSFESTSEAISFIGDGKYCPSIKELPPADMTWITTPDDMIENIAKELATNGSIKSENIIVHCSGSLSSEVLKPLQEFGCFVASIHPMRSFANPTISVEEFAGTYCAMEGDKEALASLEPILKSMGAKTYQIDKNKKSLYHAAGVFASNYLVTLAQQALLCLNQAGVEHEIAMKIITNLMKGTVLNLEKTLSPGESLTGPIQRGDLSTIKNHLASFSSPQQKEVYEKLGVATLDLTSHSTEVKNAISAELSTDKIRYDS; the protein is encoded by the coding sequence ATGACTTTCATAGTCAATTTCATAGGCGCGGGAAATTTAGGTAAAACGATAGGGAGACTTATTTTGAAACATCCCAAGGTCAAAGTAGGTGCAATTTGCAATCGATCATTTGAGAGCACTTCTGAGGCAATCTCCTTCATTGGAGATGGGAAATATTGTCCCTCAATCAAGGAATTACCTCCCGCTGATATGACATGGATTACCACCCCAGATGATATGATTGAGAATATTGCCAAAGAATTAGCCACTAATGGATCTATTAAATCTGAAAATATTATCGTTCACTGTAGTGGCTCTCTATCCTCAGAGGTATTAAAACCCCTACAAGAGTTTGGTTGTTTTGTTGCCAGTATTCATCCAATGAGAAGCTTTGCCAATCCGACAATAAGTGTCGAAGAATTTGCAGGAACTTATTGTGCAATGGAAGGCGATAAAGAAGCATTAGCGTCATTAGAGCCAATTTTAAAATCAATGGGAGCAAAAACATATCAAATTGATAAAAATAAGAAAAGCCTCTATCATGCTGCTGGTGTCTTCGCGTCAAACTATTTAGTGACCTTGGCTCAACAAGCTCTTCTATGTCTAAATCAAGCTGGCGTTGAACATGAAATTGCAATGAAGATAATAACAAATTTAATGAAAGGTACCGTTTTAAATCTAGAGAAAACACTATCTCCCGGCGAGTCTTTGACAGGACCTATTCAACGAGGTGATTTATCAACTATTAAAAACCATCTAGCGAGTTTTTCTTCACCCCAACAAAAAGAAGTCTATGAAAAACTTGGAGTAGCTACCCTAGATTTAACATCACATAGCACTGAGGTTAAGAATGCCATAAGTGCTGAACTTTCTACTGATAAGATAAGATATGACAGTTAG
- the rpiA gene encoding ribose-5-phosphate isomerase RpiA — MHALKEAVAREALNYLNDDEMILGIGTGSTVNYFIEQLTTIKHRIDACIASSKETEVRLRALGIPVIDLNVAKEVPIYVDGADEVTEQRQMIKGGGGALTREKILASVAHQFICIVDESKLVGHLGTFPIAVEVIPMARSYVARELVKLGGDPEYREGFTSDNGNIILDVYNFEVTTPVELEESIKLIPGVVDNGLFAKRLADTVLVATSNAIKILN, encoded by the coding sequence ATGCATGCATTGAAAGAAGCCGTGGCCAGGGAAGCCTTAAATTATCTTAACGATGATGAAATGATTCTTGGCATTGGCACCGGTTCCACTGTTAATTATTTTATTGAACAATTAACCACCATTAAGCATCGTATCGATGCCTGTATAGCCAGCTCAAAAGAGACAGAAGTTCGATTGCGAGCTCTGGGTATTCCTGTCATTGATTTAAATGTTGCCAAGGAAGTACCTATTTATGTTGATGGTGCTGATGAAGTGACCGAGCAGCGTCAAATGATAAAAGGCGGCGGAGGTGCTTTAACACGGGAAAAAATTTTAGCGTCAGTGGCCCATCAATTTATCTGTATTGTCGATGAATCAAAACTTGTCGGTCATTTGGGAACGTTTCCGATTGCCGTTGAAGTCATTCCTATGGCGCGTAGCTATGTGGCCCGTGAACTTGTAAAATTGGGTGGAGATCCTGAATACAGAGAAGGATTTACCAGTGATAACGGTAATATTATTCTTGATGTTTATAATTTTGAGGTAACAACACCCGTTGAATTGGAAGAATCCATTAAATTAATACCAGGCGTGGTGGATAACGGTTTATTTGCCAAAAGACTTGCTGATACAGTATTAGTAGCTACCTCAAATGCTATTAAAATTTTGAATTAA